The Cydia splendana chromosome 8, ilCydSple1.2, whole genome shotgun sequence genome contains a region encoding:
- the LOC134792742 gene encoding 15-hydroxyprostaglandin dehydrogenase [NAD(+)]-like codes for MAACGLKMSANIEDKIFVVTGGAVGVGAGVVRALLAENARHVAYLDIREREGEALEAELARNFGALRAKFIKCDIADEHQLNSAFTQVIDKYRRLDGVVNNAGVLNTDETLYFKKIIDINFTATIQSSLVALDLMRADKGGAGGTILNISSLRALRGDSQLPVYAATKTAVLHFSNSIGGKQYNQKTNVRVMTVCLGPTDTAILHRNSLIDDNDSAFTSNADEIQRVESAVTGIIEVIRGGQNGTTWMVSNDNPAVDITKNVNESYEVIAKGVKDLLLRP; via the exons ATGGCCGCTTGTGGTTTAAAAATGTCGGCAaatattgaagacaaaatatttGTGGTGACCGGCGGTGCTGTTGGGGTCGGTGCTGGAGTTGTCAGGGCATTATTAGCAGAAAATGCGAGG CACGTCGCTTACCTCGATATTAGAGAGCGCGAGGGCGAGGCGCTAGAAGCCGAACTCGCCAGGAACTTTGGCGCCCTAAGAGCCAAGTTCATAAAATGCGATATTGCCGACGAGCATCAGCTCAACTCGGCGTTCACGCAAGTTATAGACAAATATCGTCGGCTAGACGGTGTCGTTAATAACGCCGGCGTTTTGAACACCGATGAGACGCTGTACTTTAAGAAGATCATTGACATTAACTTT ACAGCCACAATCCAAAGTTCGTTAGTGGCATTAGACTTAATGCGGGCCGACAAAGGAGGCGCGGGTGGCACAATCCTCAATATTTCTTCCTTAAGGGCTCTCAGAGGTGACAGTCAGCTACCTGTGTACGCTGCCACAAAAACCGCGGTGCTTCATTTCAGCAATTCCATTGGG GGAAAACAGTACAATCAAAAAACAAATGTGAGGGTTATGACTGTTTGCCTTGGTCCCACTGATACTGCAATCCTACACAGAAACAGCTTGATAGATGATAATGACTCTGCATTCACATCCAACGCAGACGAAATACAAAG GGTTGAGTCGGCTGTGACAGGCATTATAGAGGTCATCCGAGGAGGCCAAAATGGAACTACGTGGATGGTTTCCAATGACAATCCAGCTGTGGACATCACAAAAAACGTCAACGAAAGCTATGAAGTTATTGCCAAAGGTGTCAAAGATTTGTTATTGCGACCATGA